A section of the Deinococcus hopiensis KR-140 genome encodes:
- a CDS encoding GAF domain-containing protein, translating to MQPAGVQGEGKTVSCGMHEQRDGPIPARPTLIERLQQVTEALATTDTPQAVFDIVLTPALEAVGAVAGVILMVSEEDQALQLAAAKGHEPDLKASRQAGQLDHELPAGDALQRQEALFFEDHEALTRSYPALEPRTGTRAPSASAVLPMVLDDRPLGVVVLDFKEPHDFQPDEQRFLRAMAAQCSVALGRVALAQDLERRVEDALRDSELLAALGDALQQARRPEEVATLALLRLGPALQALSMLVVRLDGEQIRLPTLWGDMPQEIFEHMTRPGLALRDTPLLYRVAESKKAVYLEDYHLAAGTVASFPALAVGVEPICLPDGKLEGFLVIWRPAMRRGWRTSEQRVLQRAANTLGLALERAGQAETLEEKNAELQARTQALEGFALLSRDFSLEHDPVTLVGRAQELILSLLPEGVSTYYEWQGTYWALVSHRGTFKAALLQVLQQGVPQGGIPNIERPFNTRLPYYQERLDTRPLTVAQEEFAVVKATAALPVFVADQVQGVMVFGLHQAHTWAAPERAVLETVARSLGLALERSLASRELASQRDALVARSQELAAANEELEGFSYSISHDLRTPVRHIAGFIKLARQALGENLDAKTTRYLDVVDQASARLNVLIDALLYLSRTSRQPLRLTDVNLNETMVRIHKTLLPDLLNRQIHWEVKDLPVVTGDREALYGVLTQLTENALKFTLGRAPAVIKVTAEDLGTAWQISVSDNGIGFDPLYQERLFNMFQRLHGTEVEGTGVGLASVRRMVLKHGGQVFAEGQVGKGATFGFTLPKEGPPTR from the coding sequence ATGCAGCCTGCTGGCGTGCAGGGTGAAGGCAAGACAGTATCTTGCGGGATGCACGAACAGCGTGATGGGCCCATCCCTGCTCGGCCGACGCTGATCGAACGCCTCCAGCAGGTCACCGAAGCCCTCGCCACCACAGACACCCCGCAGGCCGTCTTCGACATCGTGCTCACCCCCGCCCTTGAGGCGGTCGGCGCGGTCGCTGGCGTGATCCTGATGGTCAGCGAAGAGGATCAGGCGCTGCAGCTCGCCGCCGCCAAAGGGCACGAACCCGACCTCAAAGCCAGCCGTCAGGCTGGCCAGCTCGACCACGAGCTGCCCGCTGGAGACGCCCTGCAGCGGCAGGAAGCCCTGTTTTTCGAGGATCACGAGGCGCTGACCCGGTCATACCCGGCGCTTGAACCCCGGACCGGGACGCGCGCCCCGAGCGCCAGCGCGGTGCTGCCGATGGTCCTGGACGACCGGCCCCTCGGCGTGGTGGTGCTGGACTTCAAGGAGCCTCACGATTTCCAACCGGACGAGCAGCGGTTCCTGCGTGCGATGGCCGCCCAGTGCAGCGTCGCCCTGGGCCGGGTCGCTCTCGCGCAGGACCTCGAACGGCGGGTTGAGGATGCCCTGCGGGACAGTGAGCTCCTCGCGGCGCTGGGAGATGCGCTGCAACAAGCCAGGAGGCCTGAAGAAGTAGCGACCCTGGCGCTGCTCAGGCTTGGCCCTGCCTTGCAGGCCCTGAGCATGCTGGTGGTGCGGCTTGATGGTGAACAGATCCGTTTGCCGACCCTCTGGGGCGACATGCCGCAGGAAATTTTCGAGCACATGACGCGCCCGGGCCTCGCCTTACGGGATACGCCTCTGCTGTACCGGGTGGCGGAATCCAAGAAGGCAGTGTACCTCGAGGACTACCACCTTGCGGCCGGCACGGTGGCGTCCTTCCCCGCGTTGGCGGTGGGGGTCGAACCGATCTGCCTGCCGGACGGCAAGCTGGAGGGGTTTTTGGTGATCTGGCGCCCAGCGATGCGACGGGGCTGGCGCACGTCGGAACAGCGGGTCCTGCAGCGGGCAGCAAATACCCTCGGCCTCGCGCTGGAGCGCGCCGGGCAGGCGGAGACACTCGAGGAGAAGAACGCCGAGTTACAGGCGCGCACCCAGGCGCTCGAGGGCTTCGCCCTTCTCTCCCGGGACTTCTCGTTGGAGCACGACCCGGTCACGCTGGTTGGCCGTGCCCAGGAACTCATCTTGTCACTGTTGCCAGAAGGGGTCAGTACCTACTACGAGTGGCAAGGAACCTACTGGGCCCTGGTGTCTCACCGCGGAACCTTTAAGGCCGCACTGCTTCAGGTCCTCCAGCAGGGGGTCCCCCAAGGCGGTATCCCGAACATTGAGCGGCCGTTCAACACCCGGTTGCCGTATTACCAGGAACGTCTGGATACCAGGCCACTCACGGTCGCGCAGGAGGAGTTCGCGGTGGTCAAGGCCACCGCGGCGTTACCGGTGTTCGTCGCAGATCAGGTTCAGGGGGTCATGGTGTTCGGGTTGCACCAGGCACACACCTGGGCCGCGCCGGAACGCGCGGTGCTGGAGACCGTGGCCCGCAGCCTCGGTCTCGCCCTCGAGCGGTCGCTCGCCAGCCGGGAACTGGCCAGCCAGCGCGACGCGCTTGTCGCCCGCAGCCAGGAGCTCGCCGCAGCGAACGAGGAGTTGGAGGGCTTCTCGTACTCTATCTCGCATGATCTCCGAACGCCCGTACGGCACATTGCCGGATTCATCAAGCTGGCCCGGCAGGCGCTTGGGGAAAATCTCGATGCCAAGACGACCCGCTACCTGGACGTGGTCGATCAGGCGAGCGCGCGGCTGAACGTGCTGATCGACGCCCTGCTTTACCTGTCGCGCACTTCCAGACAGCCACTGCGACTCACGGACGTCAACCTGAACGAGACGATGGTCCGGATCCATAAGACCCTGCTGCCGGACCTGCTGAACCGCCAGATCCACTGGGAGGTCAAGGACCTGCCGGTGGTGACCGGGGACCGCGAGGCGCTGTACGGGGTGCTGACGCAGCTGACCGAAAACGCCCTCAAGTTTACCTTGGGGCGCGCTCCAGCGGTCATCAAGGTGACGGCGGAGGACCTGGGGACAGCGTGGCAGATTTCGGTGAGCGACAACGGGATCGGGTTCGATCCACTCTACCAGGAGCGGCTGTTCAATATGTTCCAGCGGCTGCACGGCACGGAGGTTGAAGGGACGGGGGTTGGGCTGGCAAGCGTCCGCCGGATGGTTCTCAAACATGGCGGCCAGGTGTTTGCCGAAGGGCAGGTCGGTAAGGGCGCGACCTTCGGCTTCACCCTCCCCAAGGAGGGCCCTCCCACACGGTGA
- a CDS encoding Lrp/AsnC family transcriptional regulator, with protein MQDDMKSRPHRVENRLQAELLMDRTWLRLLDVFAREGRGVADAARVLGVTTEWLFRRVRRLERAGLLSVQGARSRAGRAVKLYRAAAETFFVPFSLVPPETVGRQNRAQHLELFETAIGRTFLQAPFDQDGWGFVTARMPNGDVHLRIMREDGALWADLGDAAPVMVSGWHVLHLTPSDAHELQGELRALHGRYAQRTGEVPFLLGIFLADTSRVSGLEHAHGAAP; from the coding sequence TTGCAAGACGATATGAAAAGTAGGCCCCACCGCGTCGAGAACCGCCTTCAGGCAGAACTGCTGATGGACCGCACCTGGTTGCGCCTGCTTGACGTGTTCGCCCGGGAAGGCCGGGGGGTCGCGGATGCGGCCCGCGTGCTGGGGGTCACGACCGAATGGCTGTTCAGGCGGGTTCGGCGACTGGAGCGCGCCGGGCTGCTCAGCGTTCAGGGCGCCCGGTCCCGCGCCGGACGCGCGGTGAAGCTGTACCGCGCGGCGGCTGAGACCTTCTTCGTGCCGTTCTCACTGGTGCCCCCCGAGACGGTCGGGCGGCAGAACCGCGCGCAGCACCTCGAGCTGTTTGAGACGGCGATTGGGCGCACGTTCCTTCAGGCACCGTTTGACCAGGACGGGTGGGGCTTTGTCACCGCGCGGATGCCGAATGGAGACGTGCACCTCCGCATCATGCGGGAGGACGGAGCGCTGTGGGCAGACCTGGGCGACGCAGCGCCGGTCATGGTGAGCGGCTGGCATGTGCTGCACCTCACGCCGAGCGACGCCCACGAGCTCCAGGGGGAGCTGCGCGCGCTGCACGGGCGCTACGCGCAGCGCACGGGCGAGGTGCCGTTCCTGCTGGGAATCTTCCTGGCAGACACGTCGCGTGTCTCCGGACTGGAGCACGCGCATGGCGCCGCTCCCTGA